From the genome of Gracilinanus agilis isolate LMUSP501 chromosome 2, AgileGrace, whole genome shotgun sequence, one region includes:
- the LOC123234908 gene encoding beta-defensin 103A-like yields the protein MRIHYLLFFFFFLFLVPAPGEGWLLERINNMYCKVRRGKCRLIRCTSKEEYIGSCSLGRRKCCRKKK from the exons ATGAGGATTCATTACctgctctttttcttcttcttcttgttccttGTGCCTGCTCCAG GTGAAGGTTGGTTGCTGGAACGAATAAACAACATGTACTGTAAAGTGAGACGGGGCAAATGCAGACTGATTAGATGTACCAGCAAAGAAGAATATATTGGGTCCTGTTCATTGGGCCGCCGAAAATGCTGCCGCAAGAAGAAATGA